One part of the Mesotoga sp. BH458_6_3_2_1 genome encodes these proteins:
- a CDS encoding AAA family ATPase, translating to MRNSTKSTILDCLSNRYPGWKGFDDERFVADEITYKRSTVDLARKLLAKKELSRLIGEKNFGELNERIERVGKDNNLLYNSVPTSGDLRILYNENANKEAFYDAFLSLIHEKGKGEERLARFVEVLKGLGIKCYWSFPTYFMFIIDPENEFFVKPSVAKWFLEMTGNKYSSQVDAQMYKTLKEEAKRLQDEMNQYNPKNLIDIQSAIWVAYSESSKKLSKRYWKISPGENAWQWEECKRDGFIAIGWPELGDLSSLNEAEFKEKATAIEKELGGEYAKSSSSQVWKFRNIKAGDIIIANRGQKEVVGIGRVIEEYFFDGSEERYPHKLGVDWFDTEIRRVNKPGWVKTLIEIEYEEFEEISNAPGKLDGSASAAKEVLQKILPIDREREAAVEFLAESVEYCNEKYPDCWEVSLFNHLIRLNVGRLYSLDLKEGSVMFFCNPDSLSDELKQKFSRYIKVYDEFRSLKRDVLQIELPSEVFVDSSSLFRNSHHAFLDLAMGTATTSPYKAAYSPGIIEFVNDMLNTSLPHPGFFNYRNIFFSAKTFELLKGIHNNPTSAFYKENRDDFYEYVEQPLKELLSGVVSQLPYELVDYLETDKYVMGKILKNDYGQGGAWDYAWGAFYPKGGKKRTDAQLYITLRKDYLTYGFSLGDYSSGTWKRLSENVSNNRSKIVELLGKKISDNFDLYGYESGGVEPVNRASNFEELVEKMEEIQFNVCNAISKEKLQSLEKEELVKEISEGFEILFPLVILATEENPMERIVLIVNPGINPVVNLDTVSEETGLDQLELATWVKAIRRKRQAVIYGPPGTGKTFVAKKLAEHIVGGGNGFIDTVQFHPSYSYEDFIMGIRPVSDENGNLRYPAKEGRFLEFCGKASKCEGDCVLIIDEINRANLSRVFGELMYVLEYRNETVRLAVDGKEFRIPENVYLLGTMNTADRTIALVDHALRRRFAFLKLAPKYEIMRHYHKDLETTVEPLISLLKRLNSHIEEHYQVGVSFFLSKNLRQELESIWKMEIEPYLEEYFFNQPDKVAEFRWDRVKIEIGLS from the coding sequence ATGAGAAACAGTACTAAGAGCACGATTCTCGATTGTTTGAGCAACAGGTATCCCGGTTGGAAAGGATTTGATGATGAACGCTTTGTCGCAGACGAAATCACTTACAAACGGTCTACGGTGGACCTTGCTCGCAAGCTCCTCGCCAAGAAAGAACTTTCAAGGCTCATTGGAGAAAAGAACTTCGGAGAGCTGAACGAGAGAATCGAGAGAGTCGGTAAGGACAATAATCTTCTTTACAATTCGGTCCCTACGAGCGGTGATCTCAGAATCTTATACAACGAGAACGCGAACAAAGAAGCGTTCTATGATGCCTTCCTGTCCTTGATTCACGAAAAGGGGAAGGGAGAAGAAAGGCTGGCAAGGTTCGTTGAAGTTCTGAAAGGTCTAGGTATCAAGTGTTACTGGTCGTTCCCAACTTATTTCATGTTCATCATCGATCCAGAGAACGAGTTTTTTGTGAAGCCTTCAGTAGCAAAATGGTTTCTAGAGATGACTGGAAACAAATATAGTTCCCAGGTTGATGCCCAAATGTACAAGACCCTGAAAGAAGAAGCGAAAAGACTTCAAGACGAGATGAACCAGTACAATCCCAAAAACCTTATTGATATTCAGAGCGCTATCTGGGTTGCATATTCTGAATCATCAAAAAAACTATCTAAGCGATACTGGAAGATTTCTCCTGGGGAGAATGCGTGGCAATGGGAAGAATGCAAACGAGACGGTTTTATAGCTATTGGTTGGCCAGAACTTGGAGACCTGTCCAGCTTGAACGAAGCTGAATTCAAGGAAAAGGCAACTGCCATAGAAAAAGAACTAGGCGGAGAGTACGCAAAATCATCTTCAAGCCAGGTCTGGAAGTTTAGAAACATCAAAGCTGGAGACATAATAATCGCCAACAGGGGACAGAAGGAAGTAGTAGGAATTGGCAGGGTAATTGAAGAATACTTCTTCGATGGATCGGAGGAGAGGTACCCCCATAAGTTGGGTGTTGACTGGTTTGATACTGAGATTCGGCGTGTTAACAAGCCTGGCTGGGTCAAGACATTGATTGAAATCGAATACGAGGAATTTGAAGAGATAAGCAATGCACCCGGAAAATTAGATGGTTCCGCTTCAGCTGCAAAAGAGGTGCTTCAAAAAATCCTTCCCATCGATCGTGAACGAGAAGCCGCAGTCGAATTTCTTGCGGAATCTGTTGAATACTGCAACGAGAAATATCCCGACTGCTGGGAAGTATCTCTCTTCAACCATCTTATTCGACTTAATGTTGGAAGGCTTTATTCACTCGATCTGAAGGAAGGTTCCGTAATGTTCTTTTGCAATCCAGATTCTCTTTCGGATGAACTTAAGCAGAAATTTTCGCGCTACATAAAAGTATATGATGAGTTTCGGTCGCTTAAGAGAGATGTTCTACAAATTGAGCTTCCTAGTGAAGTGTTTGTTGACTCATCCTCCCTTTTCCGAAATTCGCATCATGCTTTCCTAGATCTGGCGATGGGCACGGCCACCACCAGTCCATATAAGGCAGCGTACTCACCAGGGATCATAGAATTTGTGAACGATATGTTGAATACCTCTCTTCCTCACCCAGGCTTTTTCAATTACCGAAACATCTTCTTCTCTGCGAAAACATTTGAACTACTGAAAGGAATACACAATAACCCCACGAGTGCTTTCTACAAAGAAAACAGAGACGACTTCTACGAATACGTTGAACAACCCTTGAAAGAACTTTTGTCCGGTGTTGTCTCTCAACTGCCTTACGAGTTGGTTGATTATCTTGAGACCGACAAATACGTAATGGGGAAGATTCTTAAGAATGACTATGGACAAGGGGGCGCATGGGATTACGCATGGGGAGCCTTCTATCCGAAAGGTGGTAAGAAAAGAACGGACGCACAACTATATATTACGCTTCGAAAAGACTATCTGACTTACGGTTTTTCGCTTGGTGACTACTCATCGGGGACGTGGAAACGTCTTAGTGAAAATGTATCGAATAATAGGTCCAAAATAGTGGAGTTGCTTGGGAAGAAAATCTCCGATAATTTCGATTTGTACGGCTATGAGAGCGGAGGAGTAGAACCAGTAAACAGAGCATCAAATTTCGAAGAACTGGTAGAAAAAATGGAGGAGATTCAGTTCAATGTTTGCAACGCTATTAGCAAAGAGAAACTTCAATCCCTCGAAAAAGAGGAACTTGTTAAGGAGATTTCTGAGGGATTTGAAATCCTGTTCCCGCTTGTCATACTCGCCACCGAAGAGAATCCCATGGAAAGAATTGTTTTGATCGTTAACCCAGGTATTAATCCTGTTGTCAATTTGGATACTGTTAGTGAAGAAACTGGACTAGATCAACTGGAACTTGCGACGTGGGTGAAGGCAATAAGAAGGAAGAGACAAGCGGTTATTTACGGACCACCTGGAACAGGGAAAACCTTTGTAGCTAAGAAGCTTGCCGAACATATTGTTGGGGGAGGGAACGGATTCATTGATACCGTTCAGTTTCATCCATCTTACTCTTACGAGGATTTCATAATGGGAATACGTCCTGTTTCAGATGAAAATGGGAACCTAAGATATCCTGCCAAAGAAGGTCGTTTTCTCGAATTCTGCGGTAAGGCAAGTAAGTGCGAAGGCGATTGCGTTCTGATAATTGATGAGATAAACAGGGCGAATCTCTCCCGAGTCTTCGGAGAACTGATGTATGTTCTTGAATACCGAAACGAGACCGTGAGACTTGCAGTTGACGGGAAGGAATTCAGAATCCCGGAAAATGTATATCTTTTAGGTACTATGAATACTGCGGATAGAACAATCGCACTGGTGGATCACGCATTAAGAAGGAGGTTCGCCTTCCTGAAACTAGCCCCGAAGTATGAAATCATGCGCCATTATCACAAAGATCTGGAAACAACTGTCGAACCACTAATAAGCCTGTTGAAAAGACTAAACTCTCACATAGAAGAACATTATCAAGTCGGGGTATCCTTCTTTCTTTCAAAGAATCTGAGACAGGAACTCGAATCGATCTGGAAAATGGAGATAGAACCATATTTGGAGGAGTATTTCTTCAACCAACCGGACAAAGTTGCGGAATTCAGGTGGGATAGAGTAAAAATAGAGATAGGATTATCTTGA